ttttttatgttaattaaattaaatcaaaatatgtatgatataatttaaaataatcaataatgataatatatgtATTGATAATACATGTTATCATATAATAAcgaaaaacatataatataatatcagtaaaaaaaatgtaagtaatatttttgtcaaaagtgaaactaatattttataatttattagatatttaatttaaaatgaatgatcaaattctaaaaagaaaaacaagagaactaaaaatgatttaatttgtaATACTAGGCTAAAAATGAGTTAACagaaagaaatgaaatgaaaataaaaataaataaagagagaGAATAGTTAGTATGGTGAGATTTGGTGGGGGAGAGACACGAGGCCCCATCAAGACTCTTGGGTAGATGCAAACATGTCACCATAAATCATTTTCTTCTCCCCAAATTCATTAGACTCTGCATGAAGCGGTCCACTCCACGTGCCCCCACTCTCTCTCTGTCTCcattcttctttccttctttgcTTCTCTTCTCCACCGCCGTTTCCCACTTTCCCGGCAAAAATCTAACTGCACTCCTTCTGCATGCCACCGTGCTTGTTAGTTTCTAACCGAATGCTTTTTGTCTTctcatttaaataataacaaaaaaagcAACACGGAGTAACAGAGTGAAGACTACGATTACAGTGAAAAGTCCTTCAAAACCCCTCAATTTGTTCGGTAAGACGCGATTTGTTTTGTCCTCTTGCAAATTCGAAACTACACCGACTTCCGCGTTCTTTTTGTTTATCTCTATTATTCTCTCTTCTTACTCTCAGACTGCACCGCTTAAAATTTGgtattctctctttctctcagtTTAATGTTTTTGTGTGTCTATTTGACTAGGGTTTTAAACTGCTTGTTTTTGGTTTCAGGATTTGACATCCAGCTCTAAGCGCGAATTCATTGCCTCTCTAATTCACAGGTTTTGTCTTCGATTTGCGTGTTTTATTGATTGGCGGTTTTCTTTGTGATTTCGAGTTTTCGGTAGTTATGGCGTTTGAGCAAACCTCTGTTCCTGGCGGCGATGTTGTGCGGCCACTGAATTCAGTAGCGCGGAGTGTAGCGGAAGAGCCTCTCGTTTTGCCGGTGTCTACGGCGGTTCCTGGTGCGGTGCCGATTTTCTGTCCTGCGTCTGTCTCTGATGCTGGCTTGGTTGGAATGGGGTATGGGAATGTGACTTCGGGAGGTGGCGGTGGTGCTGCCACATGGTGTGTTCGCCCCGCTGTGCCAGTTCATAATCACAATCCCTCTGTGAATCCTGCTGTTGGGTTTGTTCATGCTCCTAGTTTTCCCAATAGGGTTGGTGCTGTTGGTGGCAATGCTGTTGATGTTTCGAGTAGTTTTGTGGCTGCTACTCATGGGTTTCCTATGAATTTGGGGGGTAACTGGGTTGCATCGGGTAATGGCCTGGATAGTATTAATAGTAGtgatgttaataataataataataataataataataataataataacaacaacaacagtgCTGTTCCGGGGAACAGCAGAGTCATTAGCAATTATGGTGATAATGTGTGTAATAATGGGGTTGGTTCCATTTCCAATACACCTTCAAGCCAGCGGACTGATCAGGCGAATGAGGAGGGTGGGGATGATTCGATTTCAGGGCGGAAAATGAAGTTGATGTGCAGTTATGGTGGGAAGATTTTGCCTAGGCCTAGTGATGGGATGTTGAGATATGTTGGAGGGCAGACAAGGATCATAAGTGTTAAGAGAGATGTGAGTTTTAATGATTTGGTGCAGAAGATGGTTAGTACATTTGGGCAGCATGTGGTTATCAAATATCAGCTTCCTGATGAGGATCTGGATGCATTGGTTTCGGTTTCCTGCCCTGATGATCTGGAGAATATGATGGAGGAGTATGAGAGGTTGATTGAGAGGTCTCCTGACGGTTCTCCCAAGTTAAGggtctttcttctttcttcttcagaaCTTGATCCTTCTGGTGTAGCACAGTTTGTAAATTTGCATGATGGTGGACTGAAATATGTTGAAGCTGTGAATGGAATTGCTGATGGGATTGGTGGCAAACTAACAAGGAAAGCGAGTTATACAAGCGCAGTATCTACCCAGAATTCTGATTTTAGCGGGATAGATGCTCTTGATAGCTTGAATGCTGCTCAAGGGGATGTAAGTGGGGTACCTGTACCTATGCCCAGTTCTTTATCACCTGTGGGGAACGTGGCTGCTTCTCATGATGGTTCCTCAAATTCTGTGGTTCCTGAGCCTGGTACATCTTACACAGAGGCCTCTGCAGTTCCACTGGGCATTCCTGTAAGTAATTCTGGCCCAACTCACATTCCACCTCTCCAGAATGAGGTTGAGTTAGAAAAGTCTGTACCTGTTACTTTTTCTCAGACTCAATTTGGGTTACAACAATCTGGTTTGGAAATTCCACCATCTGCACCTTTGCAAACTTCTTTTGATCATCGCCAGGAGGTTATGAACCATGCAGATTATGTCCAGCTGCCTCCCCATATGGGATTCCTGAATCCTCAATTTCTAGGTAAGCCTGGCTCCATCTACACCCAACATCAATTTCATGATCATACTTCTCGTTTTGGGTCCCATCAGGTAATCCCTGCAATGCAAATGGCCATGACTCAGCCATTTTCTCATGCTGCTTTAAGACCTAGTGTTATTCAACCACAACCATTCATGCAACCTCAGCAAAACCTTTTGGACCAATATAATGATGAAAATGCTTCAGGGCTAAGGATTCACCAGGTTCCTGCTGAACAAAGTTACAAAACATTTCAGGTTCAAGTCCCTTTTGGAGGTAATTATGGCTGGGTCCAGGTTCCTTCTGCAGAGCATGTGATCTTTTCTGATGCATTTGTACCTCAACAACCAATGATGATCCCTGAGAAACTCCAACGAGTGGAGGACTGTTACATGTGTCAGAAAAAGCTGCCTCATGCACATTCAGATCCTGTGGTTCAGGATCAGCGAAATAGCTGTGCTGGTCCAATTTCTGATTCAATCCCAAGTTTCTATAGTCTCCCTACGGAGGACAATTCTAGGGCTCAAGCAACAAATATGGTTTTGGTGTCTGCACCAGTGAAGGATGACAATGTTGAACAAGCAGTTGTGACAAGACCCAAGGTCCATAGCAAATTGGATACTCCAGCTGGAGCAGCTTGTACAGACACAACTGGTCTTTCTCTGGAGCTTGAAAGTGAGACGGCTTTTATACAAAGGCTGGACAGGTCTGATCATCCCAGGAATGCAGTTATCCCGGAAGCAGTTGTAAGAACAGGAGAAAAACAGTTGCCAAGTGATGGGCTGATGGGAACAGCACCGCATTCTTATCGAGATGATATCACCCGCCAGCATATGGTGCCACTTCAAAGCAGGTCTAAAGAGGATGCTCTTGTGAATAAACCTGTTGCTAATGATATACCTTTAGTTGGTGGCACATCTGTTGAAAATTCTGACTGTGTGGTTCAAGAATGTCCAACAGAATATACAAATGAACTTCCTAGCACTACTTCAAAAGCAGATGCCATGGAGAATTGGATAGCACAAGATCTTCTCAAACCTATTGATGGAAGAATAGACAACCTGAAAATAGGTAATCctgaaaattttctaaataatgataaatttgattACAGCACTCAACATGTTGCAGAGAAGAAAGGGGTCCCTCTAGATAACAAAATTGGGAAGTCAAAGTTGATCACTGATGCTGATCAAATTAATATGATAGATATTCTTCCTAGTTCTACTGTGGAAATTTCATATGGGAATAATTCCAGGCCAGTGGAATATAATGAGGTTATACAAACCCCTGTTTGGGGCATACCTGGATCAAATCCTCAGCCAAAGAGTGGAAACCATCACAGGGAGGATGCAGTTTTATCTTCAGTTCCTCCATCTGCTAGATTTGGAGAGGTGAAGGATTCTTCAAACTCACTTTTTAGCAATCAAGATCTATGGAATATACACAATTCATACTTTCCACCTCCGAGACCTAACAAAGTTGCATTGAAGAAAGAAACCTATTCAAATATGGATCAACTTGGTGAGAATCTTGGCATCAATGGGGAACAAAATTTAGAAGCTCAATTAGACAATGGCCTCTATCAAACACTCAAACAGAATTTAACTTTGGAAGAAGCTCGATCTGCCGCCAAGGGTATGTAAATTTGTTCACACCTTAAATGagttatatatttatagtaTCTAATTTTAAGCTTTTGACACATAGTCGTTGTGTTTTGGTTTCTTGATTGAAGTCTCATCAGAAGACCGACAACTTCAAGCCGTTGCTGAAGGTTTAGCTGCTTCCGTTCTGCACT
This Vigna angularis cultivar LongXiaoDou No.4 chromosome 4, ASM1680809v1, whole genome shotgun sequence DNA region includes the following protein-coding sequences:
- the LOC108331552 gene encoding uncharacterized protein LOC108331552 isoform X2, with product MAFEQTSVPGGDVVRPLNSVARSVAEEPLVLPVSTAVPGAVPIFCPASVSDAGLVGMGYGNVTSGGGGGAATWCVRPAVPVHNHNPSVNPAVGFVHAPSFPNRVGAVGGNAVDVSSSFVAATHGFPMNLGGNWVASGNGLDSINSSDVNNNNNNNNNNNNNNNNSAVPGNSRVISNYGDNVCNNGVGSISNTPSSQRTDQANEEGGDDSISGRKMKLMCSYGGKILPRPSDGMLRYVGGQTRIISVKRDVSFNDLVQKMVSTFGQHVVIKYQLPDEDLDALVSVSCPDDLENMMEEYERLIERSPDGSPKLRVFLLSSSELDPSGVAQFVNLHDGGLKYVEAVNGIADGIGGKLTRKASYTSAVSTQNSDFSGIDALDSLNAAQGDVSGVPVPMPSSLSPVGNVAASHDGSSNSVVPEPGTSYTEASAVPLGIPVSNSGPTHIPPLQNEVELEKSVPVTFSQTQFGLQQSGLEIPPSAPLQTSFDHRQEVMNHADYVQLPPHMGFLNPQFLGKPGSIYTQHQFHDHTSRFGSHQVIPAMQMAMTQPFSHAALRPSVIQPQPFMQPQQNLLDQYNDENASGLRIHQVPAEQSYKTFQVQVPFGGNYGWVQVPSAEHVIFSDAFVPQQPMMIPEKLQRVEDCYMCQKKLPHAHSDPVVQDQRNSCAGPISDSIPSFYSLPTEDNSRAQATNMVLVSAPVKDDNVEQAVVTRPKVHSKLDTPAGAACTDTTGLSLELESETAFIQRLDRSDHPRNAVIPEAVVRTGEKQLPSDGLMGTAPHSYRDDITRQHMVPLQSRSKEDALVNKPVANDIPLVGGTSVENSDCVVQECPTEYTNELPSTTSKADAMENWIAQDLLKPIDGRIDNLKIGNPENFLNNDKFDYSTQHVAEKKGVPLDNKIGKSKLITDADQINMIDILPSSTVEISYGNNSRPVEYNEVIQTPVWGIPGSNPQPKSGNHHREDAVLSSVPPSARFGEVKDSSNSLFSNQDLWNIHNSYFPPPRPNKVALKKETYSNMDQLGENLGINGEQNLEAQLDNGLYQTLKQNLTLEEARSAAKVSSEDRQLQAVAEGLAASVLHSSTSSNLDLNAKDVPHHEDIGDGDVQNNLIDIQHKDKIQDLKSKLPEKLNFGFPASDVGALQIIKNCDLEELIELGSGTFGTVYHGKWRGTDVAIKRINDRCFAGKHSEQERLRADFWNEAIKLADLHHPNVVAFYGVVLDGPGGSVATVTEYMVNGSLRNALQKNGRNLDKRKRLLIAMDVAFGMEYLHGKNIVHFDLKSDNLLVNLRDPHRPICKVGDLGLSKVKCQTLISGGVRGTLPWMAPELLNGSSSLVSEKFCFSYLSF
- the LOC108331552 gene encoding uncharacterized protein LOC108331552 isoform X1, which produces MAFEQTSVPGGDVVRPLNSVARSVAEEPLVLPVSTAVPGAVPIFCPASVSDAGLVGMGYGNVTSGGGGGAATWCVRPAVPVHNHNPSVNPAVGFVHAPSFPNRVGAVGGNAVDVSSSFVAATHGFPMNLGGNWVASGNGLDSINSSDVNNNNNNNNNNNNNNNNSAVPGNSRVISNYGDNVCNNGVGSISNTPSSQRTDQANEEGGDDSISGRKMKLMCSYGGKILPRPSDGMLRYVGGQTRIISVKRDVSFNDLVQKMVSTFGQHVVIKYQLPDEDLDALVSVSCPDDLENMMEEYERLIERSPDGSPKLRVFLLSSSELDPSGVAQFVNLHDGGLKYVEAVNGIADGIGGKLTRKASYTSAVSTQNSDFSGIDALDSLNAAQGDVSGVPVPMPSSLSPVGNVAASHDGSSNSVVPEPGTSYTEASAVPLGIPVSNSGPTHIPPLQNEVELEKSVPVTFSQTQFGLQQSGLEIPPSAPLQTSFDHRQEVMNHADYVQLPPHMGFLNPQFLGKPGSIYTQHQFHDHTSRFGSHQVIPAMQMAMTQPFSHAALRPSVIQPQPFMQPQQNLLDQYNDENASGLRIHQVPAEQSYKTFQVQVPFGGNYGWVQVPSAEHVIFSDAFVPQQPMMIPEKLQRVEDCYMCQKKLPHAHSDPVVQDQRNSCAGPISDSIPSFYSLPTEDNSRAQATNMVLVSAPVKDDNVEQAVVTRPKVHSKLDTPAGAACTDTTGLSLELESETAFIQRLDRSDHPRNAVIPEAVVRTGEKQLPSDGLMGTAPHSYRDDITRQHMVPLQSRSKEDALVNKPVANDIPLVGGTSVENSDCVVQECPTEYTNELPSTTSKADAMENWIAQDLLKPIDGRIDNLKIGNPENFLNNDKFDYSTQHVAEKKGVPLDNKIGKSKLITDADQINMIDILPSSTVEISYGNNSRPVEYNEVIQTPVWGIPGSNPQPKSGNHHREDAVLSSVPPSARFGEVKDSSNSLFSNQDLWNIHNSYFPPPRPNKVALKKETYSNMDQLGENLGINGEQNLEAQLDNGLYQTLKQNLTLEEARSAAKVSSEDRQLQAVAEGLAASVLHSSTSSNLDLNAKDVPHHEDIGDGDVQNNLIDIQHKDKIQDLKSKLPEKLNFGFPASDVGALQIIKNCDLEELIELGSGTFGTVYHGKWRGTDVAIKRINDRCFAGKHSEQERLRADFWNEAIKLADLHHPNVVAFYGVVLDGPGGSVATVTEYMVNGSLRNALQKNGRNLDKRKRLLIAMDVAFGMEYLHGKNIVHFDLKSDNLLVNLRDPHRPICKVGDLGLSKVKCQTLISGGVRGTLPWMAPELLNGSSSLVSEKVDVFSFGIVMWELLTGEEPYADLHYGAIIGGIVNNTLRPPVPESCDPEWRLLMEMCWSSEPSERPSFTEIANGLRSMATKISPKGQNQQQQPASSLSQAQK
- the LOC108331552 gene encoding uncharacterized protein LOC108331552 isoform X3; the encoded protein is MAFEQTSVPGGDVVRPLNSVARSVAEEPLVLPVSTAVPGAVPIFCPASVSDAGLVGMGYGNVTSGGGGGAATWCVRPAVPVHNHNPSVNPAVGFVHAPSFPNRVGAVGGNAVDVSSSFVAATHGFPMNLGGNWVASGNGLDSINSSDVNNNNNNNNNNNNNNNNSAVPGNSRVISNYGDNVCNNGVGSISNTPSSQRTDQANEEGGDDSISGRKMKLMCSYGGKILPRPSDGMLRYVGGQTRIISVKRDVSFNDLVQKMVSTFGQHVVIKYQLPDEDLDALVSVSCPDDLENMMEEYERLIERSPDGSPKLRVFLLSSSELDPSGVAQFVNLHDGGLKYVEAVNGIADGIGGKLTRKASYTSAVSTQNSDFSGIDALDSLNAAQGDVSGVPVPMPSSLSPVGNVAASHDGSSNSVVPEPGTSYTEASAVPLGIPVSNSGPTHIPPLQNEVELEKSVPVTFSQTQFGLQQSGLEIPPSAPLQTSFDHRQEVMNHADYVQLPPHMGFLNPQFLGKPGSIYTQHQFHDHTSRFGSHQVIPAMQMAMTQPFSHAALRPSVIQPQPFMQPQQNLLDQYNDENASGLRIHQVPAEQSYKTFQVQVPFGGNYGWVQVPSAEHVIFSDAFVPQQPMMIPEKLQRVEDCYMCQKKLPHAHSDPVVQDQRNSCAGPISDSIPSFYSLPTEDNSRAQATNMVLVSAPVKDDNVEQAVVTRPKVHSKLDTPAGAACTDTTGLSLELESETAFIQRLDRSDHPRNAVIPEAVVRTGEKQLPSDGLMGTAPHSYRDDITRQHMVPLQSRSKEDALVNKPVANDIPLVGGTSVENSDCVVQECPTEYTNELPSTTSKADAMENWIAQDLLKPIDGRIDNLKIGNPENFLNNDKFDYSTQHVAEKKGVPLDNKIGKSKLITDADQINMIDILPSSTVEISYGNNSRPVEYNEVIQTPVWGIPGSNPQPKSGNHHREDAVLSSVPPSARFGEVKDSSNSLFSNQDLWNIHNSYFPPPRPNKVALKKETYSNMDQLGENLGINGEQNLEAQLDNGLYQTLKQNLTLEEARSAAKVSSEDRQLQAVAEGLAASVLHSSTSSNLDLNAKDVPHHEDIGDGDVQNNLIDIQHKDKIQDLKSKLPEKLNFGFPASDVGALQIIKNCDLEELIELGSGTFGTVYHGKWRGTDVAIKRINDRCFAGKHSEQERLRADFWNEAIKLADLHHPNVVAFYGVVLDGPGGSVATVTEYMVNGSLRNALQKNGRNLDKRKRLLIAMDVAFGMEYLHGKNIVHFDLKSDNLLVNLRDPHRPICKVGDLGLSKVKCQTLISGGVRGTLPWMAPELLNGSSSLVSEKVV